DNA sequence from the Mangifera indica cultivar Alphonso chromosome 18, CATAS_Mindica_2.1, whole genome shotgun sequence genome:
tctcctttaggtcactaagcatgcaagagagcacctccatagcaatgacaaaaaggtgaggAGAGAGCGGATCCCCTTGCCTTAGCCCCCTagtacttttgaagaagcccacaagttcaccatttaagCCCACTGAAAACTTAGGACTAGTGATGCAACTCCTTATCCAAGTTATGAAAGTTTGCGGTATGTCAATGGTATTAAGAGCAGCAAGTAAGAAATCCCAATTCAAAGAgtcataagctttcataatatcaatctttatggcacatttcttttcaagAGTGTCCTTATGGTATCCctgcataagctcttggcatagaaggatgttttcaccaatgctacGGCCTCCCACAAAGGCTCCTTGAGCTTTGTTTATGAACTGCGGAAGAAGGACCTTGAggcggtttgccatgattttagtgatgcatttgtacattgtattgcagcaagcaataggtctgaaatccttgcaaaaagTAGGGTTAGCaactttaggaacaagagcaagaatagtgcaatttacctcttttaaaaggtggcCTGTTTTGAAGAAGTGTTTGATGGCCCTTATAATATCATCACCAATGATGTTCCATGCCGACTTGAAAaaacatgcaccatatccatccggacccggagccttgttattatccatggcaaagatggtttctttgatttcctccgCTGAAACTTCTTTGATAAGCATTCCTTTTTCCTCTTCACCAAGCCGGAATTTGACTACCTTTTTGAGCTGCTCAAGGTTCACATTTGAATGCTCCTTTACATTTAGGAAAGATTTGAAGTGATCTACAAATTCCGCCTTCACCTCCTCCATGCCATAAACAAAGGTGCCATTctccctttggatcccatagatagagtttctatttcttctgCCCTTAAtgcttttgaagaaatatttagtgttttgatcaccttccttaagccaatggactcttgatttttgtctagccaaagattcctcagctaaagaGATGGATCTATAGGATTCTAGACTTATTTTTTCCTCCCTAGCAAGATCCTCATCCAAGGGGTTTATCCGGAGAAGCTCTTGGATATTTTCAAGTTGCTTTCTAGCTTCTAATACTCTTTCGGATATGTGACCAAAATGCTCCTTATTGAACTTCCTTAattcaattttcagttttttaagtttgcttgtcacattgaacatggggctgccttgtgcttcttggttccaaacttcagcaacaacattgagaaagttttcatggtgagtccacatattgtagaatttgaatggAACTTTCCTACAATCCTCAATGGCACCAATTCTCACCAAACATGGAGAATGATCGGAAATGGAGGGGTTGAAGAATTGAGCCATGGCATTAGGGAATATATCTTTCCAAGAATCATTGATAAGAGCCCTATCAAATTTGCATGCAATCCTTCTCCctccttcactacaattgctccaagttaggagatgacccaTGTACCTTAGATCATCCAATTCAGCATCTCTCATACAATTACTAAGGTCCTCACAGTAGGAATTTCCCCAAGCAGCCCCCCCAATCTTTTCTAGTGGGTGTTTGATGGTGTTGAAATCTCCCATTATGATCCAAGGTGaattttgcatcatatgggctagatttatgagattacgccaaagaaccttcctctccataggattattgctgccatagactattgtcaagccaatgctAGAATTCTCCTTTACAAGCTTTACATCACAATGCATATATTGGCTATCTTCCGCAATAACATTAAGTCTAATAGTAGCTTTattccaaccaatcaaaattctgcctatagaaccatTATTCACATTACTACAATGCtcccaaccttcccaaatgcTAGAACACACTCTATTGATATTTGTACTTCGAACTTTTGTTTCAAGGATGGACATAacatcaatcttattttgcaaaatgaatctactaacctccttttgcttaataggagcattaaggcccctaatattccagcagGCTATATTGGTCATTTGATGGAATTGATGGGGGAAGCACTTCGCTTTTGCTTCATTAATCTCCTCCGTTGAGTTTTGCTAAGAGTATCACCTTTCTCTCTTAtgaaatccacctcatcaaccATAATTTTGCCTCCAAAGTGACTAATTGCTGGAGATTCACAATGTTCCAGGTCTGAATTATCCTCTTTAGAGAGAATTCCCCCCACCTTTTCCACCTTTGAAGGTTCGGCCACAATTGGTGTCATAGTGCTAGAAGAGGCACCACTAACAGATTCCACTCTATTTGAAGGGCCTAACTCCTCATATGTTTTATCTACCAATGTATTCTCCCCTTCGGTTTGAGTTTCATTAGTCACAATGTTTTCATTGCTTGCTAAGGCAGCaaacttgtttttattcataatcCCCATACTATTGACAAGAGTTTCCTTCCCCTCCTTCACATTACTAGGGAACATTAAGTTTAGTCGCCCATTCCCCTTGCTGTTCCTAGCCGTATGCTGAATTTCAGAAGTAACCATCCCCACTTTTGTATCCGAAGCCTCCTCCATGTTATTCACCTTTTTTCCTTTAGTGTTAATTagtcatccaaaaaaaaaaaaaagaacaaaaaaaaacgaaaaaaaaaaaagaaaggcaaaaaaaaaattcaaaggccataatttaatttttttttgttagctctaattgtcaagggactttaatttgtaattctctttagaaagtgagtagtaaaggtcaactcaaataagaactctAAGGGGAAATTCTATGTGTGATTGTTTTGGTGAGCGTATTAGAGTGTAGCAAACACATTTGAGCAAAACACGTGAGGGAGTGTTAGAATAGGTGTTTTCTAACGTTTTTCTTGCAGGTTTACATCATGGACCCTAAGGAGAAAGTTACCATAGAAGCAATACAAGGAATGTTACAGAAGATGATGTTACAACAAGAGGACATGAGGAGTGAAAACCGCGATGTCCAAGAAAGGTTGGAAATGTTGGAACAAGGTACCCCTAGTCGTGGCAAGATAAGAGACACAAAACATAGcctctttgatgatttagaaggggaggttgaagaagaaggatcTACATGTTCGAACAAAGGCAAATCAAAAGATAGGAATTTAGgttcaatcaaaatgaagattccaGCTTTCCGTGGTAAAAGTGATCCAGAGGCATATTTAGAGTGGGAGAAGAAGGTAGAGCATGTATTTGAGTGCCATAACTACACCAaagagaagaaggtgaaattgACAGCCGTTGAATTCACCGACTATGCTAGTGTATGGTGGG
Encoded proteins:
- the LOC123202276 gene encoding uncharacterized protein LOC123202276 encodes the protein MANRLKVLLPQFINKAQGAFVGGRSIGENILLCQELMQGYHKDTLEKKCAIKIDIMKAYDSLNWDFLLAALNTIDIPQTFITWIRSCITSPKFSVGLNGELVGFFKRRMSIPYPL